Proteins encoded by one window of Glycine soja cultivar W05 chromosome 15, ASM419377v2, whole genome shotgun sequence:
- the LOC114387876 gene encoding uncharacterized protein LOC114387876: protein MPLGSNSESVKVGLAMNQNALSSPDSHGRTLKPEEDKEVGEEEEDEDADFNPFLKETLSQEASSSLSSEVDGLDGNVVTSGPSGGSELSKVTTKEQICTVVHNEHGEEEIILQSSSMISQSEINQEKHNDLTSVTDGNGSRIGELSNKIKSRSPVIDIDNEDAICMRTRARYSLASFTLDELETFLQETDDDDDLQNADDEEEYKKFLAAVLQGGEGDGLSTHENENLDDDEDNDADFEIELEELLESDADDNATVKTRKEYDGAGRRPETRQNKRQKVSAQCEKKTLGEVKRPLRPILPWLNGPLPSGKGLIPDATLSFQSSTSGNGLVNGFTPQQIGQLHCLIHEHVQLLIQVFSLSVLEPSQKQVASQVQGLLFEMLHKRDEILALKRVPYPSVCFTPSFACSSVSDGGSKFVQDQCNIEYSPPQDAQNVWFSQSNQRSSEGLNRQRGFQATESSFWVPFVRGPVQSILEVSPLNLIRRYVDDINSAAQEFRKRYIESGSDSPVEKEPLFTFSSPVAEANGEISRGTISRAVNAVSTSTRQQRPKKTLAAMLVESTKKQSIALVQKEVAKLAQRFLALFNPALFPHKPPPAAVVNRILFTDSEDELLALGIMEYNTDWKAIQQRFLPCKSKHQIFVRQKNHCSSKALENPIKAVRRMKTSPLTAEEIACIQEGLKIYKCDWTLVWQYIVPHRDPSLLPRQWRIALGTQKSYKIDASKREKRRLYESNRRKLKALESWRAISDKEDCDAEIAGSECMDYSEVVPYVHQAFLADWRPHTSTLTYPECISTTSREGNVAHNAFSQKDIQFYRGTHDYGLSGKVPLENGNQSALPSVSKLPQLFHTTSDLRNGMKGAPSTINPKKPVFDVTSSSKYYCRPYRSRRAHNAHLVKLAPGLPPVNLPPSVRIVSQTAFKGFQCGTSKVHLPGAGVAACRKDNSSSQTPHGEKSENVHPVKGARPTLEDSVTGSQLGRSDTVEDGSLVAEKGTSSDLQMHPLLFQVTEDGNVPYYPLKFSSGTSSSFSFFSGSQPQLNLSLFHSSQQQSHIDCANKSLKLKDSTLRSGGIDFHPLLQKSDDTQSPTSFDAIQPESLVNSGVQAIASRSSGLNDKSNELDLEIHLSSVSGREKSVKSRQLKAHDPVGSKKTVAISGTAMKPQEDTAPYCQQGVENLSAGSCELASSAPLVVPNDNITRYDVDDIGDQSHPEIVMEQEELSDSEEDIEEHVEFECEEMTDSEGEDGSGCEQALEVQNKEVPISSEENVVKYMDCMKKPCEPRGNYGTEVDGGLLTNSTALNIALTNDGQDDRSSSSWLSLDSCTADNPVLSKAILQQSTIGEASASKIFSIGKAVREERHTVDMIQQPSLGPHVSITSRKLRKRSGKSNANLNVGLTVERSSRDGNHENG from the exons ATGCCTTTAGGTTCAAATTCAGAGTCAGTCAAAGTTGGCCTTGCTATGAATCAGAATGCACTTTCTTCTCCTGATAGCCATGGAAGGACTTTGAAACCTGAGGAGGATAAGGAAGTgggggaggaggaggaagatgaGGATGCTGATTTTAACCCTTTTCTAAAGGAAACTCTTTCTCAAGAAGCATCTTCAAGTTTGAGCTCTGAAGTTGATGGTTTGGATGGTAATGTTGTCACTAGTGGGCCATCTGGGGGTTCAGAGCTATCAAAGGTTACTACTAAGGAGCAAATCTGTACTGTTGTACATAATGAACATGGTGAGgaagaaattattttacaatcttCTAGTATGATCTCTCAGTCAGAGATTAATCAAGAGAAGCACAATGACCTAACTAGTGTGACTGATGGTAATGGTTCTAGAATAGGAGAACtaagtaacaaaataaaatcccGGAGTCCAGTAATAGACATAGATAATGAGGATGCTATCTGTATGCGCACCAGAGCTCGTTATTCACTTGCGAGTTTTACACTTGATGAGCTTGAGACTTTTCTTCAAGAgactgatgatgatgatgatcttcAAAATGCTGACGATGAAGAAGAGTATAAAAAATTTTTAGCAGCTGTTTTACAGGGTGGTGAAGGCGATGGTCTTTCAActcatgaaaatgaaaatcttgATGATGATGAGGATAACGATGCAGACTTTGAGATAGAACTCGAAGAGTTATTGGAAAGTGATGCCGATGACAATGCAACAGTAAAAACCCGAAAGGAGTATGATGGAGCAGGACGACGACCTGAGACTAGGCAAAATAAGCGCCAAAAGGTCTCTGCCCAATGTGAGAAGAAAACATTAGGAGAAGTCAAGAGGCCACTGCGTCCCATTTTGCCATGGCTTAACGGGCCCCTACCTTCAGGGAAAGGTTTGATTCCTGATGCTACACTGAGCTTTCAATCTTCTACTTCAGGAAATGGTCTTGTCAATGGGTTTACTCCCCAGCAGATTGGTCAATTGCACTGTTTGATACATGAGCATGTGCAACTTCTTATTCAGGTATTTTCTTTATCGGTTCTTGAACCTTCCCAAAAACAAGTTGCTTCTCAGGTTCAAGGTTTGCtatttgagatgcttcacaaaCGTGATGAAATATTAGCTTTGAAAAGAGTGCCATATCCCAGTGTTTGCTTTACTCCATCTTTTGCTTGCTCATCTGTGTCCGACGGAGGCTCAAAATTCGTCCAGGACCAGTGCAACATAGAATATTCTCCTCCACAAGATGCACAGAATGTATGGTTTTCTCAATCCAATCAGAGATCCTCTGAAGGTTTGAACAGGCAAAGAGGTTTCCAAGCTACAGAAAGTTCTTTCTGGGTTCCTTTTGTGAGAGGCCCCGTACAATCTATTTTGGAGGTTTCTCCTCTTAATTTAATAAGAAGATATGTAGACGACATTAATTCTG CTGCCCAAGAGTTTCGAAAGAGATATATTGAGTCTGGTAGTGATTCACCTGTTGAAAAGGAACCTCTCTTTACTTTTTCTTCTCCAGTTGCTGAAGCTAATGGTGAAATTTCAAGGGGAACCATCTCtagagcagttaatgcagtctCAACTTCAACTAGGCAACAACGACCTAAGAAAACATTGGCTGCTATGCTTGTTGAAAGTACAAAGAAGCAGTCAATTGCTTTGGTGCAGAAGGAAGTTGCAAAGTTGGCTCAAAGATTTTTGGCCTTGTTCAATCCAGCATTATTCCCTCATAAGCCACCCCCAGCAGCAGTTGTAAATAGGATACTTTTCACTGATTCAGAGGACGA ATTACTAGCCTTAGGGATAATGGAATATAATACAGACTGGAAAGCAATTCAACAACGTTTTCTTCCCTGCAAGTCTAAGCATCAG ATTTTTGTCAGGCAGAAGAATCATTGCTCTTCAAAAGCATTAGAGAATCCAATAAAG GCTGTTCGAAGAATGAAAACCTCCCCATTGACTGCAGAGGAGATAGCGTGCATTCAAGAG ggacttaaaatttataaatgtgaTTGGACGTTAGTATGGCAATATATTGTTCCACATAGAGATCCATCCTTGCTTCCACGCCAGTGGCGCATTGCTCTTGGCACTCAAAAGTCATACAAGATAGATGCATCAAAAAGGGAGAAGCGGAGATTGTATGAGTCAAACAGAAGAAAGTTGAAGGCATTAGAAAGTTGGCGAGCTATATCTGATAAAGAG GATTGTGATGCTGAAATTGCTGGTTCAGAGTGCATGGATTATTCAGAAGTTGTACCATATGTCCACCAGGCGTTTCTGGCAGATTGGAGGCCACACACATCTACTCTTACTTATCCTGAATGCATTTCCACTACATCTAGAGAAGGAAATGTTGCTCACAATGCATTTTCTCAAAAAGATATTCAATTTTATAGGGGTACTCATGATTATGGTTTAAGTGGAAAAGTTCCACTTGAGAATGGTAATCAGTCTGCATTACCATCTGTATCTAAGCTTCCTCAGCTTTTTCATACTACATCTGATTTGAGAAATGGAATGAAAGGTGCTCCTAGCACCATTAATCCTAAGAAACCAGTTTTTGACGTGACCTCTAGCTCCAAATACTATTGTCGGCCCTATCGGTCTCGGAGGGCACATAATGCTCACTTGGTGAAATTGGCACCAGGTTTGCCTCCCGTAAATCTTCCTCCATCTGTTCGTATAGTTTCTCAAACTGCTTTTAAAGGGTTCCAGTGTGGAACATCTAAGGTTCATCTTCCTGGAGCTGGTGTAGCTGCTTGTAGAAAAGATAATTCTTCATCTCAAACTCCTCACGGGGAGAAATCTGAAAATGTTCATCCTGTTAAAGGTGCAAGACCTACATTAGAAGATAGTGTCACAGGTTCTCAACTAGGAAGATCTGATACTGTTGAAGACGGATCTCTTGTGGCAGAAAAAGGCACCAGTTCCGATCTCCAGATGCATCCTCTCTTGTTCCAGGTCACTGAAGATGGCAATGTGCCTTATTATCCATTGAAATTTAGTTCTGGTACTTCTAGTTCATTCAGCTTCTTCTCAGGAAGCCAACCACAATTAAATCTGAGTCTCTTCCATAGCTCACAGCAACAAAGCCACATTGATTGTGCTAACAAGTCCTTAAAGTTGAAGGATTCCACTTTAAGATCTGGAGGCATTGATTTTCATCCACTTCTGCAGAAATCTGATGATACACAGTCACCAACAAGTTTTGATGCCATTCAGCCTGAGTCACTGGTTAATAGTGGTGTGCAGGCTATTGCCAGTAGATCTTCTGGCCTCAATGACAAATCCAATGAACTTGACTTAGAGATTCACCTAAGTTCTGTATCTGGAAGGGAGAAATCTGTGAAAAGTAGACAGCTAAAGGCACATGATCCTGTAGGGTCCAAGAAAACTGTAGCAATTAGTGGAACAGCGATGAAACCTCAAGAGGATACTGCTCCTTATTGTCAGCAGGGTGTTGAAAATCTTTCAGCTGGCAGTTGCGAGCTTGCTTCAAGTGCTCCTTTGGTTGTTCCCAATGATAACATTACCAGATATGATGTAGATGATATTGGTGATCAGTCTCATCCTGAGATAGTGATGGAGCAGGAAGAGTTAAGTGATTCTGAGGAAGATATTGAAGAACATGTAGAGTTTGAGTGTGAGGAAATGACAGATTCCGAAGGAGAGGATGGTTCTGGCTGTGAACAAGCTCTTGAGGTTCAAAATAAG GAGGTCCCAATTTCTTCTGAAGAAAATGTTGTGAAGTATATGGATTGTATGAAAAAACCGTGTGAACCAAGGGGAAATTATGGTACTGAAGTTGATGGTGGCCTCCTTACAAATAGTACTGCACTAAATATTGCTTTGACTAATGATGGACAGGATGACAGAAGTAGTTCTTCATGGCTAAGTTTAGACTCATGTACGGCAGATAATCCTGTGCTTTCAAAGGCCATACTTCAACAGAGTACGATTGGTGAAGCTTCTGCTTCCAAAATCTTTTCAATTGGTAAAGCTGTCAGAGAGGAGAGACATACTGTAGACATGATACAACAGCCAAGTCTAGGTCCTCATGTGTCTATCACTTCACGAAAACTCAGGAAGCGTTCTGGCAAATCAAATGCAAATTTAAATGTAGGATTGACTGTCGAAAGATCAAGCCGTGATGGTAATCATGAAAATGGTTGA
- the LOC114387877 gene encoding ATP synthase gamma chain, chloroplastic-like: MSCSNLTMLVSSKPSLSDPSNLSFRSVLNPFQLPSQNPTSCTPSRSSTTQIQCGLRELRTRIDSVKNTQKITEAMKLVAAAKVRRAQEAVVNGRPFSETLVEVLYNINEQLLTEDVDIPLTKVRPVKKVALVVVTGDRGLCGGFNNAIIKKAEARIRELKELGLEFTVISVGKKGNSYFIRRPYIPVDRFLEGGTLPTAKEAQAIADDVFSLFVSEEVDKVELLYTKFVSLVKSDPVIHTLLPLSPKGEICDVNGVCVDAAEDEFFRLTTKEGKLTVERDVVRTKTADFSPILQFEQDPVQILDALLPLYLNSQVLRALQESLASELAARMSAMSNATDNAIELKKNLSIVYNRERQAKITGEILEIVAGANALQ, from the coding sequence aTGTCTTGCTCCAATCTCACAATGTTGGTGTCCTCAAAACCTTCCCTTTCCGATCCCTCCAATCTCTCCTTCCGCTCTGTCCTCAACCCTTTTCAGCTCCCTTCACAAAACCCAACTTCATGCACTCCTTCACGCTCCTCAACCACCCAAATTCAGTGTGGTCTGAGAGAACTCAGAACCCGCATTGATTCCGTGAAGAACACTCAGAAAATCACCGAGGCTATGAAGCTTGTGGCTGCAGCCAAAGTGAGAAGAGCTCAAGAAGCTGTTGTCAACGGAAGACCCTTCTCAGAGACCCTCGTTGAAGTCCTCTACAACATCAACGAGCAGCTCCTAACTGAGGACGTAGACATCCCTCTCACAAAGGTTAGGCCTGTCAAGAAAGTTGCACTTGTTGTGGTCACCGGCGACCGTGGTCTCTGCGGCGGTTTCAACAACGCAATCATAAAGAAAGCTGAGGCTAGAATCAGGGAATTGAAGGAGCTTGGCTTGGAATTCACTGTCATAAGTGTTGGCAAGAAGGGTAACTCTTATTTCATCAGAAGGCCTTATATTCCGGTTGACAGGTTTCTAGAAGGTGGCACACTTCCAACTGCTAAGGAAGCTCAGGCCATTGCTGATGATGttttctcactctttgtgagtGAAGAGGTTGACAAGGTGGAGCTTCTATACACCAAGTTCGTGTCGTTGGTGAAATCGGATCCCGTGATTCATACCTTGCTTCCTCTTTCGCCAAAGGGAGAGATTTGTGATGTGAATGGTGTGTGTGTTGATGCTGCTGAGGATGAGTTCTTCAGGTTGACTACCAAGGAAGGAAAGTTGACTGTGGAGAGAGATGTTGTGAGGACTAAAACCGCGGATTTTTCGCCAATTTTGCAGTTTGAACAAGACCCCGTTCAGATCCTTGATGCACTGCTGCCACTGTATTTGAACAGCCAGGTTCTGAGGGCATTGCAGGAGTCCTTGGCGAGTGAACTCGCCGCCAGAATGAGTGCCATGAGCAATGCCACAGATAATGCTATTGAGTTGAAGAAGAACTTGTCCATTGTGTACAATAGGGAGCGCCAGGCTAAGATCACTGGTGAAATTCTGGAAATTGTGGCTGGTGCCAATGCCTTGCAATAG